In the Bacteroidota bacterium genome, TCACTCATCGCTCATCATTCATCACTCATATTAAACCGTCGGATTTCCTTTCCCGGTTGTTATTAAATTGAACAAACTATTTTCAATATAATCTTTCCAGGCATTTGAACAATCTTTATAACAGGCGATTGCCGGAATTAAGCCCTGATGTGTAAATTGAATGCTGGTTTTGTCATTTAATTCCGTTAATTCAAAAATGATTTTCGTGTTGGTCCATTCCTGTTTATTTTCAACAAAATTGATCTGACTGCTTATTACTTCCCAAACTATTTTTTTATTTGGAATGAATTCGGTTATTTTTTGTGTAGATATATGTACATCGCCAAAATATACGGTAAATTCATCCAAAAGCCTATGGGAAGCGCCTTTCAGGTTGTGTGTCCACCATTTTGTGACATCATTAATTTGTTGAAATGCGTATACTTCATTGGTAGGAACAATTATGGTTATCGTATAGTCTTGAGTTTGCATTTTGATTTATTTATGTGTTGCGAATATTAATTATTGTTCAAAAACTTTGATTCATCTTCAGTTTGAGGATTTCCTTTGCCGTTTGGATTACCGGTGCCTGTTTCTATTAAATGTTTTAAACTGGTTAATATATACTGTGACCACGCACCTGAACAAATTTCAAAACATTCTAATTGATCAGTTAAGCCTAAATGTGTAAAAATAACTTCAGTATTATATTCGTTTGCAATAATTTCGAAACGAATAGTTGTTCCTGTCCATTCTGTTTTGTCTTTTGTAAATTTGAAATAATTGTTTTTGATGTACCATTCCACCATTTTATTGGGAATGGATGTTATTATTTTTATTTCGCAACGATGAACATCTTCGAAGTTATAGTTGAATTTGTCATTAAGCTGAACAGTTGAGCCGGTAATTTCTTCTGACCACCACCCTCGCACATTGTTGATTGCCTGAAACACCGCTTCGGGTTTGGTAGATACAATTAATTTTATTTGAAGATCTTGATTTGGCATACAATTGATATTTAATTCAAAATTACTGTCTGAAAATACCGCTCAAGGGGTGTAAAACAGACAACCTAACGGGTTGATTTGGACAAATTTTCCCAGTAACTTTGTCTAAAATTTGATTATGAAACAGGTTATCATCGTTGTTCCGGAGGGTAATATTAATTTGAGCAGCATTAGTGGCTCGTTTGAAATTCTTAACCGAGCAAACGGTTATTGGAAAAAGAAAGGCAATCATAGCAAAATGGAAATTCAAATTGGTGGGTTTATTGACACCCTTGAATTAGGTAACGGTTTTTTTGCAATTCATCCTGTTCAACTTGACACTTTAGGCCCTGTTGATTTGATTATTATTCCTTCGCTCACCTATGATTATGCTCATGTATTAAAAAACAATACCGCTTTAATCGAATGGATTGCAGCGCAATACAAAACGGGAGCTGAGATTGCCAGTATCTGCACGGGTGCTTTTCTTTTGGCAGCAACGGGGTTAATAGATGGGAAAAGCTGCTCCACACATTGGAATGCGGCAACTGATTTTAAACGTTTGTTTCCTGAAATTGATTTACAGATTGATAAATTAATTGCTGTGGAAGATGGTATTTATTCAAATGGTGGGGCTTATTCGTTTTTAAATTTAATGTTGTTTTTAGTTGAAAAATATTTCGACAGAGATACCGCCATTTTCTGCTCAAAAGTATTTCAGATTGATATTGACAGACATACGCAATCGCCATTTTTCATTTTCAAAGCACAAAAAAACCATGGAGATGTTGTAGTGCTGAATGCTCAAAAATTTATAGAAGAAAATTTATCTGAAAAATATCATTTGAAGATTTATCAATTCAACTAAATACCAGTAGAAGGAATTTTGACAGGCGATTTATTAAAGCGACAGGAAACACACCTGTTGAATATTTACAACGCGTAAAGATAGAAGCGGCAAAACGATTGCTGGAACTCGGTAGAAAAAATATCAATGAGGTTATGTATGAAGTGGGATATGCTGATGATAAAGCCTTTCGTGAAATTTTCAAACGACTTAACGGCTTGTCGCCAATAGACTATAAGCAAAAATTTAACAGAGAAGTTTTATTGGGATATAGTGATACAAGTGAGAATAATTGATTCGTGCTAATATTTAATTCACTTAAGTAGCTAAGCATTATTTGTGGGAATTCTACAATTGAAATATTTAATTATATAAAGGATTTGAGTTAATTCTGACCAATTTTGTTTATTATATTCATATTTTTAAAATATAGATAAATGGACACAAAAGAATTGGAAGGTTTGCCTAATAAAGATGGCCATCTTGAAAAAGGGTCAGCACATATAATAGTTGAATTAATTGAATATGAACATAATGCCGTGGTAAGTAAAACATTAATGAAAAAAATTACCGGTTCAATAAACGCATTGTCGTTTGATACCGGTGAAGGTTTGAATGAAAAAATTTCTCCGTTTGATACCTATGCTCAGGTTATAGATGGTGATGCGGTAATAGAAATTGACGGAAAAGTTTCTACCTTACATACCGGTGAAGGAATAATTATTCCCGCACATAAGCCTAGTCATATTGAACCGAATGGCAGGTTTAAGTTGTTGTTAACCGTAATAAAAAGCGGTTACGAATAACTATATTATTCTTTCCAAAACGCCTCTTCTTTTAACAATATTTTTGTAGTCCCATTGAATAGTTTTGGATTTACGCAACCATCTTTTTAAATCTTTTTCAATTATTTCATCTACTGAAGTAAAGCGCATTTCTGCAGCTTTAAATTTACCTTCATCTTGTAATAAAGGTTCGTCAAACGATTGTCCGCTCCAAAATAATAAGCGTACACAATTTTTTAGCTTACTGTAACCCACTATCGGATTGCCATCCAGAAACCAAACAGGATGCGCATGCCAGATTTTATTTTCTGCTTTCGGTAAATTTAGATTAATTATTTCGCACAACCTGTTACAGATTTGACTATCCGTTGTTGAGAGGCTGTTGTTATAGGATTGAATATCTGGATGCATTAGCAAATGAATTAATTATTTTGAAATCGAAAAAACCTGACTCGATGAAATGTTTCCGCGTTTACATTCAATTATATAAATACCATTATTAAATTTATCGGTTGTTATACGTAGCAGATTTTGCACTAATTCAGTTTGATATAAAACTTGTCCTAATAAATTATAGATTGTAATTTCTGTTAGTGTATTTTCAGCATTGAGTTCAATGTTTAAATAATTGTTAGCTGGATTAGGAGAAATTGAAAATAAATTATTGGAGTAATTCTGAACAACAATAAATGATTCTGCTGCATAACCTACTTCCCAATAATAATTTAAACTGTTTTCAGGTATTGGATCTAGATTTCTGCCGGTATACCACATTTTATAATTACCATTATCATTAATGACACTTGGAAATGATGCTAAAATCGCGTCCCAGTCGCCGGTTGCGCCTTTTTTTAATACCGGATTAAGGGGTGATTTTACCCAGTTAATGCCATCGGTAGATGTTGCATACCCAACCTGTTGATTATAAGTTACATCATTATCGCCACCACCATACCACATTTGATAAATGCCATCTGCATAAATAACATGTGGGTCCTGTACATAAATACTATCCCAACTATCAGCACCGGTAATTAATACAGGATTATCGCTATATTTTGTCCAATTAATTCCGTCTGATGAAAATGCATAACCAATATTCGCTTTACCATCTGTGCTGTTACCATCAGGTATAGCATCATAACCGCAATACCACATTTTATACGTATCATCAACTTTTACAACGGATGGCCCTTCCAAAAAACCATTATCCCAACTTGCTGCACTTCCAACCGGAATAATCGGTTCATTGTATTTTACCCAGTTTATGCCATCAGATGAATAAGCATAACCAATTTCATATCGAAAGGTATTAAAATATTGCCCTGCATACCACATTTTATATTTTTCTTCAGCAGGAGCAGTGCTATCAATTAATATGGAAGCAGTTTCAACTCCCAGTGAATCCCACATGCCGGAATAAGAAACATCTAAAACAGGATTTTCATCATATTTATCCCATACAATCCCGTCGGTTGAAGTTGCGTAACAAATTCTCGAGCGCAATAAGGTATCTGCAGGGTAATTTAAACCGCCACAGGTATACCACATTTTATATATGGCACCTTCTTTAATTACAAATGGGTCGCTGATTGCAATAAGATCATTTGGTAAATGTGCAATTACAGTATCTCGTTTTAAAACTGGGTTAGACGGATCTTTTATCCAAGAAGTTTGGGAAAACAGTGTTTGTGTAAGACAAATAAATAAAGTGAAGTAAACAACACGGTTATGAATTATATTTTTCATCCTGCCTTTTTAGCGTCAATTTGTAAAGTAAATTTAAATATTTTGGATGAGATTTTAAATTTACCGCAAACTAAATCACTTTTTATAATACCGGAATATATTTATTCGTATTGGTAAGGTTCGTTGTTGTAAGCCATCTTACGAATGTTTTCAACTACCCTTTTCATGTATGTGCGCCAAAAAGTTTTAGTAAATAACCATGTAAAAGGGTAAAAAATGGGCTGATTGGCATGCATGGTATAAGTGTATTCTATCAAAATTTTGTTGGGTTCCAGTTCGGTGGTTTTCCAGGTGCCGACAAATTTGGTGAAGCCCAGCATCCACGATTTAAAATCGCTTACTTCAATAACCCAATATTTATTTTCTACACGCTCTAGTACTTTATCTGTTGATGATTCGCCACCCGCGAAGGTTGGCGATTTAGCTACAAATACCTTTTTGGTACCACCGGGTTTTCCCCAGTTAGTATCCTCAGTGCAATGTGTCACTTTCGGCATTAATCCATAACCTGTATGCACCTTCGAAACATCGCATAACATTGGAGTTTTAAAGGCACGTTCCAGGGAACAATTAAAAATAGTGGTAATTGTAACACTGTTTTTCATATTCAAATAAGTTTAATTGTGCGAAGGTAACTGTAAGGTGTATGAAAAGGGTATAAAACATAAAGTCTATGTATATGAATTATTCTACTAATAATTTTCTTGTTAAATCGTAATGTGTGCCAATGATTTGAATAATATATATTCCTTCAGTTAAATTGAATGGAATTGCATTATTGGTATTTACTAAAATATGACTTAAAACAACTTTCCCGTTTACATCAATTATTTGTAAATATGGACTAAAATGTAAAATTGTTTCAGCAATAGCAATTGTTAAAATTGATTTTGCAGGATTCGGGAATATATTGATAGCACTGAAATCATTTGAAACAATTGCTGTAGTGATATTTATTTTAAAAACACAATAATCGCCATTACTATAAGCCGGATTTACATCACCATCGGTTGAGTTTGTAGTACCGGCTAAAATCAGTTGGTTTGAACCGGGATTTAAAATTGCCCAGCCCGAATCATCACCACTTCCACCAAATGAGCTTTCCGCTAGCAGGTCACCTGTTTGCGACAATTTTGCAAGCCAGAAATCGGAGGTAAATTCATTTCCATGATGACCGGAAACATCAACAGTTAACGAATTAGATACTCCGGTTACCCAATATTCGCCATCTTTTGTTTCCAAAACGTCATGTGCAATATCAATAAATGTTCCGCCTAGTGATTTTTCCCACATTAAATTCCCAATCAAACCAATTTTAAATACCCAATAATCGCCGTCCCCATGTTGAACGGTAACATCGCCATTTGATGACGAAGTATTTCCGGTTATAATAAATCCATCATCTGAAGTTTGTTTAATAGCCCTAGCTTCATCTTTATCTGTGCCTCCAAATGAACGTTGCCAATTAATAGTACCATCTGAATATAATTTAATTATCCAGCAATCTGAAAAAGCAGTTGTTCCTGAATGAAAAGTTACATCACCATCATTTGAATAAGTATTACCTGCAACAATATATTCGCCATCTTCACTTTGTATGATGCTATTTGCTGCATCAAAAGATGAACCACCAAATGATTTTTGCCAAACTAACGTGCCTACGCTTGAAATTTTAATTACCCAGTAATCTGAAAAGCCGTGGTTTCCGGAAACATTTTCATCATTCGACCATGAATATCCTGCAACAATAAAACCATCATCATCTGTTTCCATAATACTTCTTGCTGCATCGATATTAGTACCACCATAAGATTTTTCCCATTCTAAATCTCCGTTTCCATCCAATTTAATTATCCAGTAATCAGGAAAATCAGACAGGCCAATATGATTTGAAACATCCATATCATTTGAATAGGATTCACCCGCAACAATATACCCGCCATCACTTGTAGGTTGAACAGCGTAAGCTGCATCGTTTTTTGTACCACCATATGTTTTTTGCCAAACTATTTCACCATCAACATTAAGTTTTACAATCCAATAATCAGATGTAGCAATTGTTCCGTAATGTAAACTAACATCTCCGTCATTTGAATTTGAGTAACCGGCTAAAATGCTTCCTCCATCGGCTGTTGGTGCTGAGGATAACAATAAATCTATCGCATTTCCACCAAGCGATTTCTGCCATTCGATATTGAATTGAGCTTGTAAATTCTGGTTTAAATTAATAATGAAACAAGAAATAAAGATGATATAATATTTGGTCATGTTATATAATTTGAATGAATCAGAGAGCTGATAAAATTATTATTAAAGGGTCCAATAATATTTTAAATTAATATAATACTGCATATTAAGATCGGCAGTAGGTGTATTAAATATTTGTGTAACCATTATAAATCCGGGATATAACTGCGAATAATAAAAGGTTTGGGTTAATCCGGCTTCAGCAGTTGAAACGCTATCTTTTCTAAAAGCGTTAGCAAAAAGACCATTTGAAAGTGCATCGTAAGTATAGTAGCGGTTGGTTGCGAAAATTACTTCAGTAAAATCACCATATTCATCTTTTCCAATTGAAAAGTTCAACATATCTCTGCTGCTATCCTCATTAGCAATATCACATTGATAAGTCAGCGTTACGCCCACCTCACTAAATTCATCAAAATAGGAGTAGCCAAGCGTTTTTATTTTACTTTCAAACGAAGTAAATGATTTGCACTTTGTTGTATTAATAAAATCTTCACTATAAATACCACATTGTGCTTTTAATGATTTAACACCCGTTATAGTTATCAGGAACATAAACATATACAATGTGTGCCGGCTCATAATTGCAAATTTTATTAAAAGAAGCAATAAAGCTAAAACATTAGGGAGACAATTTTATCGCCGGAAGATAATTACGAGTTATTTTTATAATGACTATACCAAAAACATACCGCGAAACCCACGAGCCCCATAATATGACTCTGCGCCATTGTGATAAACAAATACTTTACCAAAACGGTAATCGCCAAATATTGCGCCACCTAATTCTCTTATTTCAGATGGCGTTTTTAGCCAGCTTGATGTTTTATTGTCAAAGTGACCCACCTCTTGTAAAGCCCTGTATTGTTCTTCATCCAAAACACTTATTCCCATTTCATCAGCCATGTCAATAACATTATGTTTAGGCTTATGTTCTTTGCGTGATTCAAGTGCATCGTAATCGTAACAAATACTGCGGCGACCTTTAGGACTTTCTTCTGAGCAATCAACAAAAATAAATGCGTTCGATTTTTTCTCTATACCGATACAATCGGGTTCGCCTCCGGTTATTTCCATCTGGTTCAACGACCATAATTTTTCAGGGTGTGCGGCGAGTTTTTTTTCAATAGCAGCCCATTCTACACCTTTGTGTCGTTGTTTATTTTTTTCAAACCGATGTTTTAATGTAGCTAATAATGAGGTGCTTTCTTCCGGTGTTAATTTATTTTTCATCGAATTATTTTATGTGTTATGTAATTAATCGTTTAATCCAATTCCGTTTAGTATATCCGGTATACTTTTTTCAATTCTTGCTTCGCGCGTTTTAGTCTGCTTAGGTGAGCCAAAATGTAATAAATAAGCTCGTTGCCTGCCGGGAGTTAACGCATAAAAGGCAGTTTTTAGTTTTTTATTTTTATTGAGCCTGGTTTCAAACTCTTCAGGCATTTTATATTCCGCCACCTTTTTAAGCTCAACTTTAAGACCCGCTTTTTCAACTTCTATGGCTTCAAAAATGTATGCTTTTATTGTTTTTCTAATTTTTTATTTCGGAAATACTCGTAAACCTTATTTGACGGGCACTCTGAACATTTTCTGTTTGTTGAATTAAAATTCCCTTTGGATCTTTTAATAATGCTCCTTTAAAAAACAAATAAGCACAATATTCCTTAAATACATGAATCAGCACAATATTATGGTTGTTATGCGTGTAGCAGGGTGTTCCCCATTTTAAAGCTTCTTCTACCTGACAATCCAGTGCAATTTTCCGCATCAGTTTTATTGCATCCTGCCATTTATGGTCTTTATTAAAATAGAAATCTACTTTTGGATTCATTGTTATTTAATTTATTCAACTAAGTTACCGGTTTTGATAATAGCGCTAAAGTGTTTTTAAAAGTTTTTATTACTTAGTACTAATTTACGATTAGCCGGACGGAAGAAATAGGACAAGCCCAATAGCACTGAAAACAATAAAGCCGGGAAAATTTCTTTAAACGGATCATGAAATGCGATGTGTGAATAGAGGGCGCCAATAAGCAGAAATGTAAATCCTGCGTAAGCCAACTCTTTAACCAATGGATATTTGGGAAGAAGTAATGCGATTACACCAATCAGTTTAAGGGTGCCTAACAGGTAAAGCAGATATTCTGGATAACCCAAATGTGTTACTCTCAATACCTCAGCATCTACTTTTAATAATTGTGATACTGCATTAAATGTCATTCCAAAGGAAAACCAGATGGTAAAAATCCAGTATATAATTTTATTTCGCTTTTCCATGTAATTAAATTTTTGATTGAATTTCCTGAATACGATTGTGGGCCATATTTATTCCTTGAGCAAAAGGTAATTTTAAAATCTGATCGCGTATGGCAACTGATTTATAAATTACATGCATGGTAAGCAAAGATGTATTATCTGTTACAGCTTCAAATTGAAGATATTCCAATTGAACCGGGAAAGGCGTATTGTTCATTTCGAATGTTCTGATAATACTATTATTTTCAATAATTTCATGAATGCAGCCACTGAATAAATGTTTGTTACCCATTGGATCGGTAGTTTCAAACTGATAACCTCCGTGATTTTTATTTTCCAATTTAATTACTTTCGTACCCATCCATTGTTCCACAATTTCAGGATCCGTATAAGCGATGAACAGTAGGTCAACAGGTAAATCGAACGACCTTGTGATGGTTAATTCCTGTTTGCCATCTTCAGCATGAATTTTAGTTTTTTGTTCCATGATATCTTATTTTTTACGTGGATGTTTTTCATAATATCTTCTAATTTGTTAAAACGTTCATCCCACATTTGACGGAATGGTTCAATAAAATCGGCAATGGCTTTCATTTTTATAATATTGGTTTGATAAAAAATTTCTCTGCCATTTTGTTCCTGAGTTAACAGTTCACATTCAGTAAGAATGTGTAGGTGACGGCTTACCGTCGGCCTTGCGGTATCGAAATTGGCGGCTATTGCCCCGGCGCTCATAGCTTGGGAGGCAACCAGTAGTAGTATTGCCCGCCTTGTGGGGTCTGATATCGCTTGGAATACGTCTCTTCGTAGGTTCATTGTGTAGCTATTAGGCTACAAATGTATGTGTAGTTATGTGACTACGCAAATTTTTTAACATATTTTTTTAACAGGGACTCGTTTTATTGAGGAAATTGTGAAAGCAAAACAAATAAAACTGCTTGATACAGGTTTTATCAAAGTTGTTATATGAAAAAAACAGCATTTCATTTGAAACTTCAAACAAAATGCTGTTCAACAAAATAACACTGATTAAATAATCAGTATTGGTATTTAATTAAATATTGCTACAATTTTTTCCATTGTTTGTTCTAATCCTAATTGAGCAAAATTACTAATTGAGCCAAATTCAGCTTGTTCTGTAATTCGCATCTCAGTTTTATTTGAATCAATGATTTTAAAACTAACAATTGTATTAACTGCGAGTGGGAAATCTTCCGGTAAACCAACACTTGCAGGTGGAATTGCTTCACCGTTTTCATTACTAATGCGCTGAATAAATTCAATAGAAATATGCTGAATAATTTCAACATATTCCCAAATTGAAAAATGTTCCTGACCACCAAATTCCTGTGGCGCACGCATACTCACTAATGATTTTCCACCAACGCGAAAATCGATTTTAGCAACCGGTGCTGTAAAATGTTTTGGTCCCCACCAACGTTTAACCAGTTCAGGATCGGTCCACACTTTCCAAACCATTTCAACCGGTGCATTAAATATGCGTGATACTTCAATTTGTTTTGCCATAATGGAATTTTTATACCTGATCAAGCATTTTGTAATGTTTCGATATCAAACTTTTTCATTTTCATAAATGCCTGCATTACTCTTGGTGCACGGGCGGGGTCAGACATTAATTCACCCAAATTGGCGGGAATCACTTGCCATGATAATCCGAATTTATCTCTACACCAACCACATTGACTTTCAGCGCCACCATCTGCAATGAGTTTATACCAGTAGTGGTCAATTTCAGCCTGATCTTTACATGGAATAACAAAAGATATGGCTTCATTAAATTTAAAATTATCACCACCATTTAAGCCCATATAAAAATGGCCATTCAATTCAAAATTTACAACCATTCCTGTGTCGGTCACAATTTTGGAATTAGGAAAAATAGAACAATAAAATTCTGCTGCAGCTCGGGCATTGCCATCGAACCATAAACAAGGATACAATTGATTTGTCATTTCTTTAAATTTTTCTTTTTGTTGAATTTATTTTTAATAACTTTTTTATCTGATTGCATTTCATCCAATAATGTTTCAATTGCATCGAATCTGGTTTCCCATAATTTCTTATAAGGTTCAACCCAAATGGCAATTTCTTTCATTTTTTGGGGATTAAAATGGTAATAAATTTCTCTGCCATACTGTTTTTGATGTAGCAATTCACACTCGTAAAGTATTTGAATGTGTTTGGATATTGTTTGGCGTGACGAATCAAAATTTCCGGCAATAGCACCCGGAGTCATTGCCTGCGTAGCAACCAGGGCTATAATATCCCTCCTGGTAGGGTCGGCTATTGCCTGAAATACGTCTCTTCTGGTTTCCATTTATGCAGCTATTTGACTGCAAATATAATGCAGTTATTTGACTGCGCAAATATTTAAGCAATTTTTTTTGCTTCCAGGCTTTGCTTTAGTATTAGCTGTTAAACGGTTGGATTAAAAAACATTTCCAGCCGGTCAAGATTTTGTTTTTGGCCTTCATCTGCTTTGAATGTTTTTACTACGATGGTAAAATTTTCAATTGTATCGAATAATGAATGCCAGTCTATTAATGTAGCATTGCCCAAGTCGGTAAATTTTATTGTAGCAATAAAATGTGGATTAAAATGTTCCATTACAATTTTTTCGAATGGAATGATTTCACGAAAAACACTTCTGTTCGCATAATTTTGACCATCCGGACCATGCATGGTTAACTTCCATTCACCATCAACTTTGAAATCCATAATATGAATGGTGTTTGTAAAACCGTTTGGACCCCACCACACTGCAATTTGTTCAGGGATCGTCCAGGCTTCCCACATTGTTTTTAGTGGTACATTAAATGTTCTGCTTAGGTGGAGTGAACGTTCTGCGATATTTTCCATCGACATTAAATTATTTAATAAAAAAACTGTTCTGACACGATTTCACCATTTTTAACTTCGTACAACATGATTTGGTTGATTTGAATTCTCCCAAAATCTTCGAGTGTAATATCTACTTCTCTTGCAACTGCAAAATGATTTCCGCTAACTATTGGTGACGATGTATAG is a window encoding:
- a CDS encoding SRPBCC family protein, which codes for MKNSVTITTIFNCSLERAFKTPMLCDVSKVHTGYGLMPKVTHCTEDTNWGKPGGTKKVFVAKSPTFAGGESSTDKVLERVENKYWVIEVSDFKSWMLGFTKFVGTWKTTELEPNKILIEYTYTMHANQPIFYPFTWLFTKTFWRTYMKRVVENIRKMAYNNEPYQYE
- a CDS encoding VOC family protein; protein product: MTNQLYPCLWFDGNARAAAEFYCSIFPNSKIVTDTGMVVNFELNGHFYMGLNGGDNFKFNEAISFVIPCKDQAEIDHYWYKLIADGGAESQCGWCRDKFGLSWQVIPANLGELMSDPARAPRVMQAFMKMKKFDIETLQNA
- a CDS encoding SRPBCC domain-containing protein, giving the protein MQTQDYTITIIVPTNEVYAFQQINDVTKWWTHNLKGASHRLLDEFTVYFGDVHISTQKITEFIPNKKIVWEVISSQINFVENKQEWTNTKIIFELTELNDKTSIQFTHQGLIPAIACYKDCSNAWKDYIENSLFNLITTGKGNPTV
- a CDS encoding DUF1801 domain-containing protein, whose translation is MHPDIQSYNNSLSTTDSQICNRLCEIINLNLPKAENKIWHAHPVWFLDGNPIVGYSKLKNCVRLLFWSGQSFDEPLLQDEGKFKAAEMRFTSVDEIIEKDLKRWLRKSKTIQWDYKNIVKRRGVLERII
- a CDS encoding DUF4256 domain-containing protein; the protein is MKNKLTPEESTSLLATLKHRFEKNKQRHKGVEWAAIEKKLAAHPEKLWSLNQMEITGGEPDCIGIEKKSNAFIFVDCSEESPKGRRSICYDYDALESRKEHKPKHNVIDMADEMGISVLDEEQYRALQEVGHFDNKTSSWLKTPSEIRELGGAIFGDYRFGKVFVYHNGAESYYGARGFRGMFLV
- a CDS encoding T9SS type A sorting domain-containing protein — its product is MKNIIHNRVVYFTLFICLTQTLFSQTSWIKDPSNPVLKRDTVIAHLPNDLIAISDPFVIKEGAIYKMWYTCGGLNYPADTLLRSRICYATSTDGIVWDKYDENPVLDVSYSGMWDSLGVETASILIDSTAPAEEKYKMWYAGQYFNTFRYEIGYAYSSDGINWVKYNEPIIPVGSAASWDNGFLEGPSVVKVDDTYKMWYCGYDAIPDGNSTDGKANIGYAFSSDGINWTKYSDNPVLITGADSWDSIYVQDPHVIYADGIYQMWYGGGDNDVTYNQQVGYATSTDGINWVKSPLNPVLKKGATGDWDAILASFPSVINDNGNYKMWYTGRNLDPIPENSLNYYWEVGYAAESFIVVQNYSNNLFSISPNPANNYLNIELNAENTLTEITIYNLLGQVLYQTELVQNLLRITTDKFNNGIYIIECKRGNISSSQVFSISK
- a CDS encoding SRPBCC domain-containing protein gives rise to the protein MAKQIEVSRIFNAPVEMVWKVWTDPELVKRWWGPKHFTAPVAKIDFRVGGKSLVSMRAPQEFGGQEHFSIWEYVEIIQHISIEFIQRISNENGEAIPPASVGLPEDFPLAVNTIVSFKIIDSNKTEMRITEQAEFGSISNFAQLGLEQTMEKIVAIFN
- a CDS encoding winged helix-turn-helix transcriptional regulator; protein product: METRRDVFQAIADPTRRDIIALVATQAMTPGAIAGNFDSSRQTISKHIQILYECELLHQKQYGREIYYHFNPQKMKEIAIWVEPYKKLWETRFDAIETLLDEMQSDKKVIKNKFNKKKNLKK
- a CDS encoding T9SS type A sorting domain-containing protein; the protein is MTKYYIIFISCFIINLNQNLQAQFNIEWQKSLGGNAIDLLLSSAPTADGGSILAGYSNSNDGDVSLHYGTIATSDYWIVKLNVDGEIVWQKTYGGTKNDAAYAVQPTSDGGYIVAGESYSNDMDVSNHIGLSDFPDYWIIKLDGNGDLEWEKSYGGTNIDAARSIMETDDDGFIVAGYSWSNDENVSGNHGFSDYWVIKISSVGTLVWQKSFGGSSFDAANSIIQSEDGEYIVAGNTYSNDGDVTFHSGTTAFSDCWIIKLYSDGTINWQRSFGGTDKDEARAIKQTSDDGFIITGNTSSSNGDVTVQHGDGDYWVFKIGLIGNLMWEKSLGGTFIDIAHDVLETKDGEYWVTGVSNSLTVDVSGHHGNEFTSDFWLAKLSQTGDLLAESSFGGSGDDSGWAILNPGSNQLILAGTTNSTDGDVNPAYSNGDYCVFKINITTAIVSNDFSAINIFPNPAKSILTIAIAETILHFSPYLQIIDVNGKVVLSHILVNTNNAIPFNLTEGIYIIQIIGTHYDLTRKLLVE
- a CDS encoding cupin domain-containing protein, translating into MDTKELEGLPNKDGHLEKGSAHIIVELIEYEHNAVVSKTLMKKITGSINALSFDTGEGLNEKISPFDTYAQVIDGDAVIEIDGKVSTLHTGEGIIIPAHKPSHIEPNGRFKLLLTVIKSGYE
- a CDS encoding SRPBCC domain-containing protein yields the protein MENIAERSLHLSRTFNVPLKTMWEAWTIPEQIAVWWGPNGFTNTIHIMDFKVDGEWKLTMHGPDGQNYANRSVFREIIPFEKIVMEHFNPHFIATIKFTDLGNATLIDWHSLFDTIENFTIVVKTFKADEGQKQNLDRLEMFFNPTV
- a CDS encoding SRPBCC domain-containing protein, which translates into the protein MEQKTKIHAEDGKQELTITRSFDLPVDLLFIAYTDPEIVEQWMGTKVIKLENKNHGGYQFETTDPMGNKHLFSGCIHEIIENNSIIRTFEMNNTPFPVQLEYLQFEAVTDNTSLLTMHVIYKSVAIRDQILKLPFAQGINMAHNRIQEIQSKI
- a CDS encoding DoxX family protein, translated to MEKRNKIIYWIFTIWFSFGMTFNAVSQLLKVDAEVLRVTHLGYPEYLLYLLGTLKLIGVIALLLPKYPLVKELAYAGFTFLLIGALYSHIAFHDPFKEIFPALLFSVLLGLSYFFRPANRKLVLSNKNF
- a CDS encoding winged helix-turn-helix transcriptional regulator, which encodes MNLRRDVFQAISDPTRRAILLLVASQAMSAGAIAANFDTARPTVSRHLHILTECELLTQEQNGREIFYQTNIIKMKAIADFIEPFRQMWDERFNKLEDIMKNIHVKNKISWNKKLKFMLKMANRN
- a CDS encoding SRPBCC domain-containing protein; protein product: MPNQDLQIKLIVSTKPEAVFQAINNVRGWWSEEITGSTVQLNDKFNYNFEDVHRCEIKIITSIPNKMVEWYIKNNYFKFTKDKTEWTGTTIRFEIIANEYNTEVIFTHLGLTDQLECFEICSGAWSQYILTSLKHLIETGTGNPNGKGNPQTEDESKFLNNN